A region of the Peredibacter starrii genome:
AACGCTTCAGATGTGGCCGAAATTCAAGGCACAGTACCTGACTTTGTTCAGCAAACTGCAGCTTTATTCGAAATCGACAGTAGAACTGCTAAACAACAAACAATCAATGTTTCCAACAAGAATAACGTCATCACGTTGAATTCTTTAATGTTAGAAACAAATGAATCTGCTAACATCACGGGTTCTTTAAGTTCACAACCAAAACATAAGTCTTATGTTACTCTGGCCTATCCAAAAAACAAAAAGTGGAAGCCCGTACGTAAAGAAGTTTTGGCACCTTATTGGAAGAAGGAAGAGAAATGAGCCAATCATACCGTCCGATTATCTGGAAAGACGACACACTATTACTTTTAGACCAGCGCCTTTTACCACAAACGGAAACGTTTGTTGAAGTGAAGGACCTGAAAGGCTGTGCTCTTGCCATCAAAGACATGATTGTTCGTGGTGCTCCTTGTATTGGTTTCACAGCTATTTACGGCATGGCCCTGTGGGTGAAGGCCCAGTCATCTCTAACAGTTGCTTCTTGTAGAAATGCCTGTGATGAAATGATTAGTGCTCGTCCAACTGCTGTAAACCTTTCGTTTGAAGTGAACCGTTGTTTTGAAATCATGAAAAACGGCCTTGCTGAGAATCAAAGCAAGGAAGATCTTTATAAGAAGCTTGTTGCCTTCGGTGACCTTCAAATTAAAGAGAGTCATGAGAAAAATACCGCCATGGCGAAAATTGGTTTTGAAGAACTGAAAAAGAAAGTCGGAGATAAAAAATGGCGTCTAATGACTCATTGTAATACTGGCTTCCTTGCATGCGGCAGTCTTGGTACTGCCCTTGGTGTAATTTCTTACGCCAATTCTCAAGGCCAGGTTGAATACGTTTACGCAGATGAGACTCGTCCTTATATGCAAGGGACTCGTTTGACTGCATTTGAACTAAGTAAAGAAAATATCCCATATAGCATTGTAGTTGAAGGTGCGGCCTCGTATCTTCTTTCTCATAATAAAGTCGACGCAATTTTCGTGGGTGCAGATCGTATTGCTGCTAATGGTGATACGGCCAACAAGGTTGGTACATCAACTCTTGCCATCGTAGCTAAGCACTACAACATTCCTTTTTATGTTGTGGCCCCGGTGAGTTCATTCGATGTGACCATCCCTGACGGCTCACATATTGAAATTGAAATGCGTCCTATTAATGAAATTACCGAACTAAAAGGTATTAAACTTGCTCCGGAAGGAGCGAATGCTGTGAACCCAAGTTTTGATGTTACTGATCATCAGTTCATCACAGGGATCATCTGCGAAAAAGGTTTCATTAATCCTAAAAATCCCGGTGAATTAGTAAGAGTGGTGCAATCATGATGAGCGACATTCGTGCCTCAATCGATATTGGTTCTAACAGCGTTCTCCTTTTAGTTGCTGACGTTTCTAATGGAAAGCTAAAAGAGATTTCTAAGCGAAGCGAGATCACGCAACTTGGTAAAGACCTGGACAAGAACAAGGCCTTCCATGCGGATTCGATGAAGGCAACTTATGAGGCGATTAAGTCTTATGCGGAAGACTGTGATAAGCACGGGGTTCCAAGAGAGAAGATCATTGCCACTGCAACTGAAGCGGCACGTGTGGCCGGTAATGCAGCAGAGTTTTTCCAGAAAATCGAAGATGAATTAAAAGTTCATATCAATATTATTACTGCCGAAGCAGAGGCCTATTTCTCAACAAAAGGGATTCTCTTTGACTCGAAATTTGATTCAGAAATCATCACCATTATGGACATTGGTGGTGCTTCAACTGAGCTTATCAAAGTTAACACTAAAAATTTCCAGATTCTGGAAACAATTAGTATGCCAATCGGTGCCGTGAGATCTACTCAGTGGCTTCATGATGATTTGTTTGTTCAGAACCTTCAGAAGGTATTCCTGGATTTCCGTACTTCAATTGATAAGTTCCAAACGAAAGAACTTTTCTGTGTAGCGGGGACCGTGACTTCTCTCGGTAATATGCATCTTCAAAGAAAAGAGTTCGAAGAGGACGAGGTTCACGGTCTAAAGCTTAAAGTTGAAGACATTGATAATCTCTTCAAGAAATACTCAAACTCAAACCCTGAGCAGTTTTTAGAGCAGTTCCCGTTCTTACAAAAACGTTCTCAAAGTATCCGCGGCGGCCTGCACCTGGTTTATCACCTGGCCCACCGTCTTTTGGTCAAAGAAATTACTATTTCCACATATGGACTCCGTTTTGGTACGCTTTTAGAAGGCAAAATCAAAAAGGAATTCCTGAATGGAAAATAACAGCGTTCTTGGACCTCATTCCGTTGTCTTTAAAGAGGGCACACCTGCCTCTAAGCTTTACCTGGTTAAGAACGGTGAAGTCCTCTGTTTAAAGGCCTCTAAAGATCGTTTGATTCCAGTTTTTATGGCCAAGGAAGGGGACATTATTGGGGAAAGTGCCATTATTCAGGATCTGAATCACACTTACTCCGCTGTTGTACCTCAATACGCCCATTTGATTGAAATACCGGCGGATAATTTACAGATTGTCATGGAGAAGGGCCCGGATTGGCTAACGGAACTTGCGACGACGATGATCTTGCGTTTTCAGAATACATCAAACTTGATAGCCGAAAACCGAGTCATTCATCCGTCAATTATTGATGAAGATCAGTTCACTTCGGCCATCGAAGTTGAATTCAAGAAATTATTATCTTAGTAAAATTGAATTATGCGGTTACGGTGAAGGTTCAGAGCTAGCTCCAGTACCTTCTGCTGAGCACGGAAACACTCATTGCGGTTTCCTGTCAGATCTTTTTGCATAATATCGAATGCCTTCAATGCCATCTCACGTGAAATAAGTGATAGGGCACGACGCTGATTCTTTACATGAACTAAACTAAGAGCAAGTCCTAGGATAGCAGGTTGAACCTGAGACACTACGGTCTTTAAGCATGAATCGTCCAAGTCCCAGATGCTTTCAAATGAAATACAAGACTCAGTAAGTTCTTTTGCTAGAGCAGGGTTACGAGTGCGGAGATTTTTTAGAAGGCGCGCTTTATCGGCAGAATCCATCTTTTGAAGAAGCTCGATCACTTGTCTCTTGCCGTTAATATAAACACCATTTTCTGAATTCTTCTGACTCATCTATTCTCCTTCCTGGATTGAGATGTCGGGGACCAAAATATCTAACTTACGCTTCTTCTAGCTTGGCTTTTTCTTGTTCAAATTTCTGACGAGCTTTCTCTAGGTACTCGCGGTGTTTTGTTTCCTGATTTGCAATCTGTTGCTCGTTACCCATCTGTTGTTCAGAAATACGATCAGATTGTGATTGTTTTAAATCGGCCATCAGTTTTTCAAATCGCTGAGTTTCTTCTTCGATTCTCTTTGAATATTGATTTCTTACTTTCGTAAGTTTTACTTCAGCATCGGTCTTTTCTTTATTGAGTTGGACCTCGTAGTCTTTTTTGACCTTGGCCACTTCCTTCTCATTCTTTTCTTGAACTTCTTTTAGCTCTTTCTCATAGTTGTCGCCCAACTTTCGTAATTCGAAAGTTTGACGTTTATGCATCATCTCTTTAGTCGATGCGGCCTTGGCCTGTGCTACTCCATCTGACATAGACAACTTTTCCTTGTTATGAAAGCTAATGCCTTTCATGGCATTATTCATTATCATACTGGTATAAGCTCCCTCACAAGGCAGGCAAAAAATGATGGGTAACCATCCAGGGAAAGTTTTCATAGTTCAGGGAAAACGAACTCCATTTGGGAAGTTCGGCGGCTCCTTGAGCAATGTAACTCCGGTGGAACTAGCAGTAATTGCTACAATGGCCCTGCTTGAAGAGACCAAACTTTCACCTGAGTCTCTTGATCAAGTAATCTTTGCCAATGTGATCCCTTCAACTCCAGACACCTTATATGCCGGTCGCCACTTGGGTCTTAAAAGCGGGATGAAGGTTGAATCTCCGGGTATTGTGATCAACCGTTTATGTGGTTCAGGCATTCAAAGCTTAATCGATGCTTCTCGTTTAATCAGAACTCAAGAGGCCAATGCCGTTTTAGTGGCCGGGGCTGAAAATATGAGTATGGTTCCTCATCTTACTTATGGAGCTCGTTTCGGAACGAAGTATGGTGGACTTGGAAGTAAGGACCTCCTTCTTGATACGCTCTATGATAAGCACGCCAATATGCCGATGGGTCAGACCGCAGAAAATCTTGCTCACGAATATACCGTTACGAAAGAAGAGTCTGATGCCTATGCTTTCGAATCACATCAAAAGGCCAACCAGGCATACGCAGCGGGTTTAATTCAACCGGAATTGGCCCCCGTTAAATTTGATCGTGTGGATTGCTCAAAAGATGAGCATCTGCGTGAAGATGTATTACTGGGTGAAATGCAGAAGTTAAAACCAACTTTCAAAAAGGACGGAACTGTTACAGCAGGCTCGGCCTCAGGAATTGTTGATGGTGCTTGCGCCATGATTGTGGCGAGTGAAGAGTATGTAAAAAAACATAATCTAAAACCCATCGCTGAAATTATCGCCGGTGAAGTCGTCGGGGTAGATCCGTCTAAGATGGGCATTGGCCCGGTACCTGCGATTCAAAATCTTCTTAAAAAACAAAATTTGAAAATCACTGATATTGATCTTTTTGAAATCAACGAGGCCTTTGCTCCTCAGGTGATTGCTTGCCGTAAGGCACTTGAGATCTCTCCTGATAAACTTAATATTTGGGGAGGAGCGGTCGCTCTTGGACATCCATTGGGTGCCACTGGATTAAAAATTACTCTGACTCTGGCGCGCCAGCTCCAGCATCTTCACAAAAACTATGGTATTTCTTCTGCATGCATTGGTGGCGGGCAGGGAATTGCTCTACTTATTAAAAGAATATGACATTAGTACGAACTGATTTTGAACATTTTAAGAACTGGTTAGACCTCGATATCAACTCTATCGCTTGGGAAGGCCGTTACGCGGATTCTTTTAGTGGTTTCTGGGACTCTTTCTTTAAAGATAAGATTGAGCCTTTAGAGCTGGCGGACAGATTTAATTACGCCAAAAGAATCGCTAAATCGGGCCCTTTGATTTCATGGTTAAACTGGCTGTTTGAAAAATTCGTGGTCTTTTCTTTTATTCACCAAGGTCGCTCAGTTCGTGAAATCGCATTTCAATTCGATCTTCAAGAAAAATATATCTCTACTGTTCTTCGTGATCACCTGATCAAGGTTTATCCCGCGTTTGAAGATTACATCAACGAGAACTTCCAAATTAGTAACGTTAGTTCAAAAAACCTCTTTTTAAAGTTCGAAGATCTGGAACCAGTATTAGGTGCTGAGGCAAGGAATAAAGGAACTTTTGAAGACGATATCCTGGCCCATATGGAAGTCACTCTTTATCCAGATTGGCCAAATCTCGTGAAAGAGCTTCGTAAGGACATGCTGTCGCTTAAAGTTGACTTCGAAAACTTCAAAAAGAAGACCGCTTTCCGAAAGCAACTTCGCTTCTTCCAGGAAGTGATCATCCTGCTTTTGATTTTAAGTGTGATCGTTTTCGCTCTTAAGAATTTCAACAAATGGTATGAAAATAATCTTGTGAACAAGATCACGCTTTTTGAGCCAAACTTCTTCTGGCTCGATAAAACGCTTTCCTACCAGGAACAAGATCTTCTGGCGAAACAGCAGATCGATCTTTCAAATAAAGAACTAGAAGAACTCGAAAGAATCGAGGCCCAACAAGTATTCACAGATGAACGTCTTGGTTCTCGTTATGATCCAGAGTCAGATGTGGTAGTTCTAGATTCTGTGGAAAATGTTCCCAAGAGTTTTGGTGAAGCCGAAACCGAGCAGTCTGAATACGAAGAGAAGTCAAAGGGTGGCTACCGCGACAGCGCATACGCCGCTTCAAATAAGAAGGCCTATCGAATCCTGATGGCCTCAGTTGAACCAGCAGCCATCAGAAACAAGATTTTACCTTTAATGAAGAAATTCGGCATTGCTCAAGTGGATAACGTAAGACCCGGGATGCAGATTCCTGGCGGGCTTTATTTCAACCTTATGGTGCCTTCGAATAACCTCAAAGATTTCATGACAAAAGTATCCACACTTGGTGAGGCCACGATCTTTGAAAGTCGCTCACAAGGAGGAGATCAGGCCGGTAAGAACCGAGTTTTTATTTGGGTGAAGTCGATCTAGTTTCCGGATTTCCCTAAAATATTGTCGAGGATCACAGCATCTTCAAACAATCCACCTTTTACAGTTGATTCGCCATCTACGCTGGTCTTGAGATTTTCAAATAGAGAACTGTCGACATTGGCAGTTTCTAAACCTTGAGTTTCTTTTTTAAGCACGTTGATGTTTCGTCCGAGAGTTTCGCCTTTCTTATTCGATAGTCCGATGTAACCCGTAATGATGTTATTAAACATGACGACTTGAGCGAGGCGAGTGCGTTCTTCTTTTGATTCTTGAACGTTGGCCTTGATGGCATCTGCTTTTTTATTTCCTTCTTTTGCCTGGTCCGCAGTCATCTGGCGGCTACCCATTTTATTTTTAAGCTCTGCCAGAGCGGCCTCTCGGCGTGCCTCGTAGACGTTCCCAATCTCTTTTTCAATATTCAGATTTGGGTCCTTCTTTAATTTCTCTAATAGATCCAAATATCCATTTTCAGTGAGGTATTCTTCGAGTTTCTTTTTATCGTCCGCGACTAGTGCTTTCACGCGGGCGATCTCGACTTCTTTTTTCATTCGAAGATCCATGTCCATCGTATGTTCTACTTTTGCCAATGAATCATCCACTACAATGAAATCTTCGCAACCAGAGTTTTCTGGATTTTGAGCACACTCATCTTGTTTCTTAGTTAATTGAGAATCTTTCGGAGAGCCATCGCCTACGAAATCAGCCGAAGTATAGTTTGTAAGGCTGTCGATAGAGTTCTCTCCTTCGGCAGTTGGATCATAGAAAGTAACATCCGCAACTTTCATCCCCGAACTACTTCCGTCCATATTTTTTTCCATGCCTTCAATGATTTTTTTAGCATCAGCAATGGCCTTACGGTATTTTTGAGTTTTGTCTTTCGCCAGACAGGCATTAGCACCGGTCTTTTCGTTTTTAGGATCTGCTTCAAATATTTTACAAAGCGGAACAATCTGCATGGCACAGTTCATGAAGAAAGTCTCAACGATTTTGAACTTGTCGGGCTGGTTTACATCCAGACTTTGAAAAATATTCTGGTAGATGGCCTCTTTAGAGCCAGTATCAGAAAAAGTTCCAAAACCCTTTGAGCCAGTGTCTGTGAATAGTTTAGCGTAAGCGGCTTTGTCAGTTTCAGATGCACTCTGGTCAGGAGCGGGATGTTTATTGAAAAATCCAATCCAGTATTCCCCAAAGCTCTTCCCAGTAGAACTAACTTCTTTACCCTCAGTATCGGCCTGACGAAAGTTCTCAAAACAAAAACGCGAAACTTCAAACATACTGTTCTTCATCAACTGTGTTCGATAAAGCTGAATGAAAACTTTCTGATCCACCATCTTGCGATTTTTGAACTTCATCGCTTCGGCCATTTTCTTATAATCTTTTTCGTCGCGATCTACACCCGTCAGCGCCTTGTACATCTTGTTACCAAAGTACTCAGTGATGTCTTTGGTAGATTTTGAACCAACAAGTCCATAGGACTGCAGTCCAAGCGCATCTGAGAGTTTTGCCAACTCATCAGCATTTTTTTTCTTTGAGAGTTTTTCTTTAATACAATCAACTGCCTTTTGAGCATTTGATTCTTTTTGTGTGGGGCTTAGAGATGCATCGAACTTATTTTGTTCCTTACAATCTTTGAACTCAGCAGAGCCTTCAAGAGCACCTTCAACTTCGAAGTCTTTAATCGTTGAGATAAGTTTCTTGTTTAATTCATCATCGCTGATTTCTTTGATTTCATCAGCAGACCAGGCATGAGTGGAGAGTAGGAGGAGAGTTAAAATAAGCTTTTTCATATGCTTATTTTATCGGAAGAATAGGGGGCGAGGCTTACATCTATATATGGCCCCCTAATAATCTTGAAAAATCAATTACATAGCGTCGCGAGAGATACCGAAAAGGGCCTTCATTTCGCCCAACAATTTATGGCTTTTACCTAAGTAGATCCACTGGCGAACAAACCCAATCAACATGGCGGCAATAAAGCCATAGGCAACACCAGAGTGTACGACCTTCGTCACAAGACCAGTATCGTGTGCTCCACCAAGAAGAAATGCAATTGTTCCAAGGATCAGCATTAACATGGTCCAAGGAATAGTTTGTCGCTTACAAAGTTGTGACTCATGAACATAACGGGCCACTTTCTTTTTATAAGGCTCAAGATCCATTGGTGGTTCATCAAATAATTCTGAGAGATTGGCCTCACTGTTTAAGGCGTTCCAAACATTCTCAACTAA
Encoded here:
- the mtnA gene encoding S-methyl-5-thioribose-1-phosphate isomerase encodes the protein MSQSYRPIIWKDDTLLLLDQRLLPQTETFVEVKDLKGCALAIKDMIVRGAPCIGFTAIYGMALWVKAQSSLTVASCRNACDEMISARPTAVNLSFEVNRCFEIMKNGLAENQSKEDLYKKLVAFGDLQIKESHEKNTAMAKIGFEELKKKVGDKKWRLMTHCNTGFLACGSLGTALGVISYANSQGQVEYVYADETRPYMQGTRLTAFELSKENIPYSIVVEGAASYLLSHNKVDAIFVGADRIAANGDTANKVGTSTLAIVAKHYNIPFYVVAPVSSFDVTIPDGSHIEIEMRPINEITELKGIKLAPEGANAVNPSFDVTDHQFITGIICEKGFINPKNPGELVRVVQS
- a CDS encoding Crp/Fnr family transcriptional regulator — encoded protein: MENNSVLGPHSVVFKEGTPASKLYLVKNGEVLCLKASKDRLIPVFMAKEGDIIGESAIIQDLNHTYSAVVPQYAHLIEIPADNLQIVMEKGPDWLTELATTMILRFQNTSNLIAENRVIHPSIIDEDQFTSAIEVEFKKLLS
- a CDS encoding FliG C-terminal domain-containing protein, producing MSQKNSENGVYINGKRQVIELLQKMDSADKARLLKNLRTRNPALAKELTESCISFESIWDLDDSCLKTVVSQVQPAILGLALSLVHVKNQRRALSLISREMALKAFDIMQKDLTGNRNECFRAQQKVLELALNLHRNRIIQFY
- a CDS encoding thiolase family protein, with the translated sequence MMGNHPGKVFIVQGKRTPFGKFGGSLSNVTPVELAVIATMALLEETKLSPESLDQVIFANVIPSTPDTLYAGRHLGLKSGMKVESPGIVINRLCGSGIQSLIDASRLIRTQEANAVLVAGAENMSMVPHLTYGARFGTKYGGLGSKDLLLDTLYDKHANMPMGQTAENLAHEYTVTKEESDAYAFESHQKANQAYAAGLIQPELAPVKFDRVDCSKDEHLREDVLLGEMQKLKPTFKKDGTVTAGSASGIVDGACAMIVASEEYVKKHNLKPIAEIIAGEVVGVDPSKMGIGPVPAIQNLLKKQNLKITDIDLFEINEAFAPQVIACRKALEISPDKLNIWGGAVALGHPLGATGLKITLTLARQLQHLHKNYGISSACIGGGQGIALLIKRI
- a CDS encoding Ppx/GppA phosphatase family protein, producing MMSDIRASIDIGSNSVLLLVADVSNGKLKEISKRSEITQLGKDLDKNKAFHADSMKATYEAIKSYAEDCDKHGVPREKIIATATEAARVAGNAAEFFQKIEDELKVHINIITAEAEAYFSTKGILFDSKFDSEIITIMDIGGASTELIKVNTKNFQILETISMPIGAVRSTQWLHDDLFVQNLQKVFLDFRTSIDKFQTKELFCVAGTVTSLGNMHLQRKEFEEDEVHGLKLKVEDIDNLFKKYSNSNPEQFLEQFPFLQKRSQSIRGGLHLVYHLAHRLLVKEITISTYGLRFGTLLEGKIKKEFLNGK